One Longimicrobium sp. genomic region harbors:
- a CDS encoding NAD(P)-dependent oxidoreductase encodes MKLVVGRWITRTAGAMDIFVTGATGVLGRPVVRLLKAAGYRVRALSRSASNDAMLRRMGAEPARGTLFDAAALGPAMAGTTAVLHLATRIPPRSRSRAPGAWAENDRIRTEGTRALVDAALAGGVETLLYPGVCFVYADGGGAWIDAQTGEIEAGPLLASTLAAEAEVRRFAAAGRRGIVLRMGYFYAPEAESTLDTLALARRGAAILAGPGDAFYPSIWVDDAAAAVLAALRAAPAGVYDVVDDEPLTRRELARTVAEAAGRPFVVRPPVWLLKLAGGREAGFLARSQRVSNARFRAATGWAPAVRDAREGWQRVSDALRQPQPMGE; translated from the coding sequence ATGAAACTTGTCGTGGGGCGATGGATCACGCGCACCGCAGGGGCGATGGACATCTTCGTGACGGGCGCCACCGGCGTGCTGGGGCGGCCCGTGGTGCGGCTGCTGAAGGCGGCGGGGTACCGCGTGCGGGCGCTCTCCCGGTCGGCATCGAACGACGCGATGCTGCGGCGGATGGGCGCCGAGCCCGCGCGCGGCACCCTGTTCGACGCGGCGGCGCTCGGCCCCGCCATGGCCGGCACCACGGCGGTGCTGCACCTGGCCACGCGCATCCCGCCGCGGAGCCGGTCGCGCGCGCCCGGCGCCTGGGCCGAGAACGACCGCATCCGCACCGAGGGCACGCGCGCGCTGGTGGACGCGGCGCTCGCGGGCGGCGTGGAGACGCTCCTCTACCCCGGCGTCTGCTTCGTGTACGCCGACGGCGGCGGCGCGTGGATCGACGCCCAGACGGGCGAGATCGAGGCGGGGCCGCTCCTGGCCTCCACCCTCGCGGCCGAGGCGGAGGTGCGGCGGTTCGCGGCGGCGGGGCGGCGCGGGATCGTGCTGCGGATGGGATACTTCTACGCGCCCGAGGCCGAGTCCACGCTCGACACGCTGGCGCTGGCCCGCCGCGGCGCGGCCATCCTCGCGGGGCCGGGCGACGCGTTCTATCCGTCGATCTGGGTGGACGACGCGGCCGCGGCGGTGTTGGCCGCGCTGCGCGCCGCGCCGGCCGGGGTGTACGACGTGGTGGACGACGAGCCGCTGACCCGCCGCGAACTGGCGCGCACGGTGGCCGAGGCGGCGGGGCGGCCCTTCGTCGTCCGCCCGCCGGTGTGGCTGCTGAAGCTGGCCGGCGGGCGCGAGGCGGGGTTCCTGGCGCGCAGCCAGCGCGTGTCCAACGCGCGCTTCCGCGCCGCCACCGGCTGGGCGCCGGCGGTCCGCGACGCGCGCGAGGGGTGGCAGCGCGTCTCCGACGCCCTCCGCCAGCCGCAGCCCATGGGCGAGTGA
- the rpsD gene encoding 30S ribosomal protein S4 — protein MVAKRGPRLKAIRRLGTPLPGLTRKNAEKKPYPPGQHGPTGGGSGRGRRKQSEYGRQLLEKQKLRLNYGISERQMRNYMAMANKQGGKTGEALLALLERRLDNVVFRLGLAATIPAARQLVAHGHIRVDGRRVDRPAFLVNVGQHISVSDRARKMVEVASSVEHGPQVRLPGYLAIDPTDKLGGRMISLPMRSDVPLIVDDAAVVEFYAR, from the coding sequence ATGGTGGCGAAGCGAGGGCCGCGCCTGAAGGCAATCCGCCGACTGGGGACGCCGCTCCCCGGCCTGACGCGCAAGAACGCCGAGAAGAAGCCGTATCCGCCGGGGCAGCACGGGCCCACCGGCGGCGGCAGCGGGCGCGGGCGCCGCAAGCAGAGCGAGTACGGCCGCCAGCTGCTGGAAAAGCAGAAGCTGCGGCTGAACTACGGCATCAGCGAGCGGCAGATGCGCAACTACATGGCGATGGCCAACAAGCAGGGCGGCAAGACCGGCGAGGCGCTGCTGGCGCTGCTGGAGCGGCGGCTGGACAACGTGGTGTTCCGGCTGGGGCTGGCCGCCACCATCCCCGCCGCGCGGCAGCTGGTGGCGCACGGCCACATCCGCGTGGATGGCCGCCGCGTGGACCGCCCCGCGTTCCTGGTGAACGTGGGCCAGCACATCTCCGTCTCCGACCGCGCCAGGAAGATGGTCGAGGTGGCGAGCTCGGTGGAGCACGGCCCGCAGGTGCGCCTCCCCGGCTACCTGGCCATCGACCCCACCGACAAGCTCGGCGGCCGCATGATCTCGCTCCCGATGCGGAGCGATGTCCCGCTCATCGTCGACGACGCCGCGGTGGTCGAGTTCTACGCCAGATAG
- the murI gene encoding glutamate racemase, which yields MSGPVGIFDSGIGGLSVAREIRQLLPAEHLLYVADSAFVPYGDRTVDEVRARTLAAGRWLQAQGARILVVACNTASGAALELLRERLSIPVVGLEPAVKPAVAASRNGRVGVMATVGTLRSERYARLVANYANGSQVISQPCPGLADLIEDGHLDDEVLHARMAEYAAPLKEAGVDTVVLGCTHYPFVREQIAAALGPDVRIVESGPAIARQTERVLREAGELEPGGAGSLRILTTGDPAEVGAVAARIWGEPLPVQHLDLVHEPAISEVR from the coding sequence ATGTCGGGACCGGTCGGCATCTTCGACAGCGGCATCGGCGGGCTCAGCGTGGCCCGCGAGATCCGCCAGCTGCTCCCCGCCGAGCACCTGCTGTACGTGGCCGACAGCGCGTTCGTCCCCTACGGCGACCGCACCGTGGACGAGGTCCGCGCGCGCACCCTGGCCGCGGGGCGGTGGCTGCAGGCGCAGGGCGCGCGCATCCTGGTCGTCGCCTGCAACACCGCCTCCGGCGCCGCGCTGGAGCTGCTCCGCGAGCGCCTGTCCATCCCCGTTGTCGGCCTGGAGCCGGCGGTGAAGCCCGCGGTGGCCGCGTCGCGCAACGGGCGCGTGGGGGTGATGGCGACGGTGGGCACGCTGCGCTCCGAGCGCTACGCGCGGCTGGTGGCGAACTACGCCAACGGCTCGCAGGTCATCTCCCAGCCCTGCCCGGGGCTGGCCGACCTGATCGAGGACGGGCACCTGGACGACGAGGTGCTACACGCGCGGATGGCCGAGTACGCCGCCCCGCTGAAGGAGGCGGGCGTCGACACGGTGGTCCTGGGCTGCACGCACTACCCGTTCGTGCGCGAGCAGATCGCCGCGGCGCTGGGGCCGGACGTGCGGATCGTGGAGAGCGGCCCCGCCATCGCCCGGCAGACGGAGCGCGTGCTGCGCGAGGCGGGCGAGCTGGAGCCGGGCGGCGCCGGTTCCCTGCGCATCCTCACCACCGGCGACCCGGCCGAGGTCGGCGCCGTGGCCGCGCGCATCTGGGGCGAGCCGCTCCCCGTCCAGCACCTGGACCTCGTCCACGAGCCGGCCATCTCCGAGGTACGCTGA
- a CDS encoding DUF5683 domain-containing protein — protein sequence MIQLPWRRLAAVLVPLALAAYARPARAQVTDSLRLEERQRQPMVPDTARASRRRAAAADTTGQRYRISPKSAFLRSLVLPGWGQSSIGAPGRGAVYFALEAGSLWMVYKSNQKLQEAKELQTARREQGLLEPDRVLPLVRARRNEREDWITLSVFWFFFSGADAFVAAHLRDFDAHVGAAPNGGAQLRVNVPLGN from the coding sequence ATGATCCAGCTTCCGTGGCGCCGCCTGGCCGCCGTGCTCGTGCCGCTCGCGCTGGCGGCGTACGCCCGTCCGGCGCGCGCGCAGGTCACGGACTCGCTGCGGCTGGAGGAGCGGCAGCGCCAGCCGATGGTGCCCGACACCGCGCGCGCCTCGCGCCGCCGCGCCGCCGCGGCCGACACCACGGGCCAGCGCTACCGCATCTCGCCGAAATCGGCGTTCCTGCGCTCGCTGGTGCTTCCCGGCTGGGGGCAGTCGTCCATCGGCGCGCCGGGGCGCGGCGCGGTGTACTTCGCGCTCGAGGCCGGCAGCCTGTGGATGGTCTACAAGTCCAACCAGAAGCTGCAGGAGGCCAAGGAGCTGCAGACCGCCCGCCGCGAGCAGGGGCTGCTGGAGCCCGACCGCGTGCTCCCGCTGGTGCGCGCCCGCCGCAACGAGCGCGAGGACTGGATCACCCTGTCGGTGTTCTGGTTCTTCTTCTCGGGCGCCGACGCCTTCGTGGCCGCGCACCTGCGCGACTTCGACGCGCACGTGGGCGCCGCGCCCAACGGCGGCGCGCAGCTGCGGGTCAACGTGCCGCTGGGGAACTGA